Proteins found in one Ovis canadensis isolate MfBH-ARS-UI-01 breed Bighorn chromosome 20, ARS-UI_OviCan_v2, whole genome shotgun sequence genomic segment:
- the HMGN4 gene encoding high mobility group nucleosome-binding domain-containing protein 4, translated as MPKRKAKGDAKGDKGKVKDEPQRRSARLSAKPALPKPEPRPKKAPAKKGEKLAKGRKGKAEVGKDGNNPAKNRDASTVRSQKAEGTGDAK; from the coding sequence ATGCCCAAgagaaaggcaaaaggagatgctAAAGGTGACAAAGGGAAGGTGAAGGATGAGCCACAGAGGAGATCAGCACGGTTGTCTGCTAAACCTGCCCTTCCAAAACCAGAGCCCAGGCCAAAAAAGGCCCCtgcaaagaagggagagaagctggccaaagggagaaagggaaaagcagAAGTCGGCAAGGATGGGAACAACCCTGCGAAAAACCGAGATGCCTCTACAGTCCGGTCACAGAAAGCAGAAGGCACTGGGGATGCTAAATGA